Proteins from one Homalodisca vitripennis isolate AUS2020 chromosome 3, UT_GWSS_2.1, whole genome shotgun sequence genomic window:
- the LOC124358402 gene encoding uncharacterized protein LOC124358402: protein MIEQLAAENRNLRVKGSSLEMRIDDLEYYSRVNSVEIHGIPQQKNEDVVAVVKEVGNALDVEIMDSMIDACHCMGKRPGPNSPQPGIVVKFVRRIDEEKLLRKRTVKNNFFTRHMNLSMDQHIYINKALSQTRRRLLGAEQQVKKGKSVKYLWVRGSKIFLRKEELAPVFQVTCQADLDRF from the coding sequence ATGATTGAACAGCTGGCTGCGGAGAACAGAAACCTTCGAGTGAAAGGGAGCAGTCTGGAGATGCGTATTGACGACTTGGAATATTACTCAAGAGTCAATTCTGTGGAGATACATGGCATCCCTCAACAGAAGAACGAAGACGTAGTGGCGGTAGTAAAAGAAGTAGGAAATGCGCTCGACGTAGAGATCATGGACTCAATGATTGACGCCTGTCATTGCATGGGAAAGAGACCTGGTCCAAACAGTCCGCAACCAGGAATTGTAGTCAAATTCGTTCGACGTATTGATGAAGAGAAACTGCTGAGGAAGCGCACAGTCAAGAACAACTTCTTCACCAGACACATGAATCTCAGTATGGACCAGCACATTTATATAAACAAGGCCCTGTCACAAACGAGGAGACGACTGCTAGGGGCGGAGCAACAAGTCAAAAAAGGAAAGAGCGTCAAGTATCTCTGGGTTCGAGGTAGCAAAATTTTTCTAAGGAAAGAAGAGTTAGCGCCAGTGTTTCAGGTGACTTGCCAGGCGGACTTGGATAGGTTTtag